The genome window GTTAAGACAGTTGTTGAAGCACAAGATATTTTTGATAAAGCTTGGGAAGGCTTCAAAGGCGTAGATTGGAAAGAAAAAGCAAGTATTTCTCGCTTCGTTCAAGCTAACTACACACCTTATGATGGAGATGAAAGTTTCCTTGCTGGACCAACAGAACGTTCACTTCACATCAAAAAAATCGTAGAAGAAACAAAAGCACACTACGAAGAAACTCGTTTCCCAATGGACACTCGTCCAACATCTATTGCTGATATTCCTGCTGGATTTATCGACAAAGAAAACGAATTGATCTTTGGTATCCAAAACGATGAACTCTTCAAATTGAACTTCATGCCAAAAGGTGGTATCCGTATGGCTGAAACTACTTTGAAAGAAAATGGATACGAACCAGATCCAGCTGTTCACGAAATCTTTACTAAATACGTAACAACAGTTAACGATGGTATCTTCCGTGCCTACACTTCAAACATCCGTCGCGCTCGTCACGCTCACACTGTAACTGGTCTTCCAGATGCCTACTCACGTGGACGTATCATCGGTGTTTACGCACGTCTTGCTCTTTACGGTGCAGACTACTTGATGCAAGAAAAAGTCAACGACTGGAATGCAATTAAAGAAATTGACGAAGAAACAATCCGTCTTCGTGAAGAAGTAAACCTTCAATACCAAGCTTTGCAACAAGTTGTTCGCTTGGGTGACCTTTACGGAGTTGATGTCCGCAAACCAGCGATGAACACGAAAGAAGCAATCCAATGGGTTAACATCGCCTTCATGGCTGTCTGCCGTGTTATCAACGGTGCTGCTACATCTCTAGGACGTGTGCCAATCGTATTGGATATCTTTGCAGAACGTGACCTTGCTCGTGGTACATTTACCGAATCAGAAATCCAAGAGTTCGTTGATGATTTCGTTATGAAACTTCGTACAGTTAAATTTGCTCGTACAAAAGCTTATGACCAATTGTACTCAGGTGACCCAACCTTCATCACAACTTCTATGGCTGGTATGGGTAACGACGGTCGTCACCGTGTTACTAAGATGGACTACCGTTTCTTGAACACACTTGACAACATCGGTAACTCTCCAGAGCCAAACTTGACAGTTCTTTGGACTGACAAATTGCCATACAACTTCCGTCGCTATTGTATGCATATGAGCCACAAACACTCTTCTATCCAATACGAAGGTGTAACAACAATGGCTAAAGACGGATACGGTGAAATGAGCTGTATCTCATGCTGTGTGTCACCACTTGACCCAGAAAACGAAGATCAACGCCACAACATCCAGTACTTCGGTGCTCGTGTAAACGTTTTGAAAGCCCTTCTTACTGGTTTGAACGGTGGTTACGACGATGTTCATAAAGACTACAAAGTATTTGACATCAATCCTATCCGTGACGAAGTTCTTGAATTCGAATCAGTTAAAGCGAACTTTGAAAAATCTCTTGACTGGTTGACTGACACTTACGTAGATGCTTTGAACATCATCCACTACATGACTGACAAGTACAACTACGAAGCTGTTCAAATGGCCTTCTTGCCAACGAAACAACGTGCCAACATGGGATTCGGTATCTGTGGATTTGCTAACACTGTTGATACATTGTCAGCGATTAAATACGCTACCGTTAAACCAATCCGTGATGAAGATGGCTACATCTACGATTACGAAACAATCGGTGAATACCCACGTTGGGGTGAAGATGACCCGCGTTCAAACGAATTGGCAGAATGGTTGATTGAAGCTTATACAACTCGTCTACGTAGCCACAAACTTTACAAAGACGCAGAAGCTACAGTATCACTTTTGACCATCACATCTAACGTTGCTTACTCTAAACAAACTGGTAACTCACCAGTCCACAAAGGTGTATACCTCAACGAAGATGGTTCTGTAAACTTGTCTAAACTTGAATTCTTCTCACCAGGTGCTAACCCATCTAACAAAGCTAAAGGTGGATGGTTGCAAAACTTGAACTCACTTGCGAGTCTTGACTTCAGCTATGCAGCTGACGGTATCTCATTGACAACTCAAGTATCACCACGTGCTCTTGGTAAGACTCGTGACGAACAAGTTGATAACTTGGTAACAATCCTTGATGGTTACTTCGAAAACGGTGGACAACACTGTAACTTGAACGTTATGGACTTGAAAGATGTTTATGACAAGATTATGAATGGCGAAGATGTCATCGTTCGTATCTCAGGATACTGTGTAAACACTAAATACCTCACTCCAGAACAAAAAACTGAATTGACACAACGTGTCTTCCACGAAGTTCTTTCAATGGATGATGCATTGAGCTAATATTCAATTAGAATAGAAATAAAGCCAGTCGATATGACTGGCTTTTTACTATAAAAATTCTTTAAAAATAGTCAAATTTGGTCAAAAAAGTTATTGACTTTTACTGACCAATGTGATATAGTAGAAACATAAGGAAAATGAATTCCTTAAAAAGCTCACTTTCAACGAATTAGTCTTTGAGAATGAGGTATAGAGTCCCAAGAAAGGGGTGAGGCCTATGTTTAATCTAACAGACTTTGAAAAGAATATGATAAAAGGCTTATTTAAAAAAGAAAAACCAGAAATTATACGTAGAGTAGCAAGCTAGCTAGTCTAAATTTTTTAAAACAAAGGTCAAAGATAGTCAATATCAGAGATTCAATATCAGAGATCGCAAATAATCAATATTAATCAATATTAAACGAGGTAAAAAATATGAACAACAACTTTAATAACTTTAACAACATGGATGATTTATTTAACCAATTGATGGGTGGTATGCGAGGATACAGTTCTGAGAACCGTCGCTACTTGATTAATGGACGCGAAGTGACACCTGAGGAATTTGCTCACTATCGTGCAACTGGGAAATTACCAGGAAATGCAGAATCTGATGCGCAAATGCAACAACATGCTTCAGGTATGAAACAAGACGGTGTCCTTGCTAAACTAGGTCGTAACTTGACAGCGGAAGCTCGTGAGGGCAAGTTGGATCCTGTAATCGGACGAAACAAGGAAATTCAAGAAACATCTGAAATCCTCTCACGTCGTACCAAGAACAATCCTGTTCTGGTAGGAGATGCAGGTGTTGGTAAGACAGCAGTTGTCGAAGGCCTAGCGCAAGCCATTGTGAACGGAGATGTTCCAGCTGCTATTAAGAATAAGGAAATTATTTCCATTGATATCTCAGGTCTCGAGGCTGGTACTCAATACCGTGGTAGCTTTGAAGAAAATGTGCAAAATCTAGTTAACGAAGTGAAAGAAGCAGGAAATATTATCCTCTTCTTTGATGAAATTCACCAAATTCTCGGAGCTGGTAGCACTGGTGGAGACAGTGGTTCTAAAGGGCTTGCGGATATTCTCAAACCAGCTCTCTCTCGTGGTGAGTTGACTGTTATTGGAGCGACAACTCAAGATGAATACCGTAACACCATCTTGAAAAATGCAGCTCTTGCTCGTCGTTTCAACGAGGTGAAGGTCAATGCTCCTTCGGCAGAGGATACCTTTAAAATCCTTCAAGGGATTCGTGACCTCTATCAACAACACCACAATGTCATCTTGCCAGACGAAGTTTTGAAAGCAGCAGTGGATTATTCTGTCCAATACATTCCTCAACGCAGCTTGCCAGATAAGGCTATTGACCTTGTCGATGTAACGGCAGCTCACTTGGCAGCTCAACATCCTGTAACAGATGTTCATGCTGTTGAACGTGAAATCGAGGCAGAAAAAGACAAGCAAGAAAAAGCAGTTGAGGCAGAAGACTTTGAAGCAGCTCTCAATGCTAAAACACGTATTGCAGAATTAGAGAAAAAAGTCGAAAACCACACAGAAGACATGAAAGTGACTGCAAGCATCAACGATGTGGCTGAATCTGTGGAACGAATGACAGGTATTCCAGTGTCACAAATGGGAGCGTCAGACATCGAACGTTTGAAAGATATGGCTCATCGCTTGGAACACAAGGTAATCGGCCAAGATAAGGCGGTTGAAGCAGTAGCTCGTGCTATCCGTCGTAACCGTGCTGGTTTTGATGAAGGCAATCGCCCAATCGGTAGCTTCCTCTTTGTAGGCCCAACTGGGGTTGGTAAGACCGAGCTTGCTAAGCAATTGGCACTGGATATGTTTGGAACTAAGGATGCTATCATTCGTTTGGATATGTCTGAATACAGTGACCGCACAGCTGTATCTAAGTTGATCGGTACAACAGCAGGTTATGTGGGGTATGATGACAATAGCAATACCTTGACAGAACGTGTTCGTCGCAATCCATACTCTATCATTCTCTTGGACGAAATTGAAAAGGCTGATCCTCAAGTAATCACCCTTCTCCTCCAAGTCTTGGATGACGGTCGTTTAACTGATGGTCAAGGAAATACCGTTAACTTTAAAAATACTGTCATTATCGCGACATCAAATGCTGGATTTGGCTATGAAGCTAACTTGACAGAAGATGCGGACAAACCAGAGTTGATGGATCGTTTGAAACCATACTTCCGTCCAGAATTCCTCAACCGCTTTAACGCAGTTATTGAGTTCTCACACCTGAATAAGGAAGACCTTTCTAAGATTGTGGACTTGATGTTGGCTGAAGTCAACCAAACCTTGGCTAAGAAAGACATTGATTTGGAAGTCAGCCAAGCAGCTAAGGACTTTATCACAGAAGAAGGCTATGATGAAGTCATGGGTGTTCGTCCTCTCCGTCGTGTGGTTGAACAACAAATTCGTGATAAGGTGACAGACTTCCACTTGGATCACCTAGATGCCAAACACCTAGAAGCAGATATGGAAGATGGTGTTTTAGTTATTCGTGAAAAAGCCTAACTCAAGATTTTGAGAATAAAAAAAGAAGGAACTAGCTAAAAAGCTGGTTCCTTTTGTGTTTAGATGACATGGCGTTCAAAGGCATCATCTGAGATTCCTTGTTCTAGGATGAGTTTCGCCCATTCTTTAGCTGAAAAGAGGCTGTGGTCCTTGTAGTTTCCGCAAGATTCAATGGTTGTTCCAGGGACATCTTCCCAAGTAGTAGTCTCAGCGATTTCCTTGAGCGAATCCTTGATAACAGCTGCAATCTCAGCGCTGGTGTGACGTCCCCACATAATCATGTGGAAGCCTGTGCGGCAACCAAATGGCGAACAGTCAATCATGCCGTCAATGCGGGTGCGGATGAGTTTGGCCAAGAGGTGTTCGATAGTATGAAGCCCAGCAGTAGGGATAGAATCTTCATTTGGTTGTACCAAGCGAATATCATAGTTGGAGATGACGTCTCCCTTTGGCCCTATCTCTTCCCCAATCAAGCGAACATAGGGTGCTTTAACAATGGTGTGGTCAAGTTCAAAACTTTCAACAATAACTTCTTTTGACATGGTCGTTCCTTTCAGTTTTCTTCTTTCATTATATCATAAAGCCTGCCCTTGATGGAGTTTGATAAATGACTTTTTGAGACTAGCGTTATAACAAAGTCTCCATACATAAACCTCAGAATTATAAAGAAAGAATGGAGTAAAGGAAAAGAAAAACTGAGTTCTTTCTAATGAAGCTAGAGCGACTTTTGAAAAGTGGATCAACTTTTTCTGAAATTTCTGTTTAATCTCTGAACTAATTCTGAACTAGATTGGATATACTGGAGAAAATAAAGATAAAGGAGTTCAGTATGAAACATATGGTGAAAATAGAAGGAGTCTGCAAAAAGCATGGCAGTAAGCAGATTTTAGAAGATATTTCTTTTACAGCTAGAAGCGGTCGGATTACAGCTTTTCTGGGTCCAAATGGTGCAGGGAAAAGTTCGACCTTGAGGATTCTCTTGGGGTTAGATCGGGCGACAGAAGGGACGGCGACTTTTGATGGGCAAATCTATCAGTCAATGACTTATCCGCTCAGAACGGTAGGTGCAGCCTTTGACGGCATTGGCGGTTTGCCAAATCGTAAGGTCTATGACCACTTGAGGATTATTGCGGCGAGTAATGCTATTCCTAAGTTTCGGATTGATGAGGTATTGGAGATGACTGGAATTGCTCATAAGAGGAAGGACCTCTTGTCAAGCCTGTCTCTGGGGGAAGGTCAACGCTTGGGTTTGGCTGCAGCTTTGCTGGGTGATCCTCAGTTTCTTATATTAGATGAGCCGACCAATGGACTGGATCCAAGTGGGATTAAGTGGTTTAGAAAGTTCATCCGTCAGCAGGCTGATTTAGGGAAAACGGTACTTCTATCTTCTCATATCCTATCAGAGGTGCAAATGGTGACAGATGATGTAGTCTTGATTCATCATGGGCGAATTATTGAGCAGGGACAATTGGAAGAGGTACTGCAAGATTCAGACAGTCTAGAAGATCTCTTCTTTGATTTGACAGAGGAGGTTTAAGATGAAAGAAACGATGTCCTTATTGCATTCAGAATGGTTGAAAATTCGCTCAACCAAGGCTTTCAGAGTGAGTATGGCCTTCATGCTGCTATTGGTGCCTGCTGTATCCTGGCTGGAGGGGCGACAGTATTTGTCTATTGGCTTGGATGCCACCCCTAAGACGGTTCCCGGTCTGGCAGAAGCCATTGACCCGCTGGAATATCTAGGCCTCAATGGAGCTTCTATGGCGGGCATGGTTTTGGTCATTTTAGCTGGAATTTTGGGAGCTATGGAATTTCAGTCTCATAGCTTGAGAACCAGTCTTTTGACCTGTAATAACCGCCTGAAGTTGCTTGTGGGGAAACTCATGACCTTCACGTGTTTTTCTCTTGCCACTAGCTTTTTATCGATTTACTTTAGTTATATGGTCATGCATCTGGCTTTAGGAAAGGAAGGGCTTAATCCGATTCTGCTCAATCAGGCTGCTTGGAGTCTGCTTTTGTGGAAAAACTTATCTCTAACCTTATTAGGAATCCTTTCATTTTTATTAGGTTTATTGGCTCGGACCATGCTAGTTCCTCTGCTTTTTCTCGTACCCCAGATCTACAATCTGGGAAACTACCTGACAGCTCACACGAGTTGGGGGGCTTATTTGCCACAGCCAGCAGGAGAGTTGTTTGCTGCAACGCCAACTTCCCAATATGCCAACAATCCCTCACAAGGACTGTTGATACTTGGTGCATGGTTACTAGTCATCGGCGGTATTACCTCTCTGCGCTTTTTGAAGACGGATTTAGGAGGGCGATACTGATGATAAAAGCTCTACTTAGAAGCGAATGGATTAAGTTCCGTTCTTACTATCTCGCTCTTGGTGCCGCCTTGGTGGCTCTGGTAGTCGTTCCTTTTTTTCTGATGAATCTTGACTACAGTCAGACAGCAGTTGGCCAGACGAATGCTCTGAGCGAGGCTTTGCATGCCCTCTATCTGGCGCAGCCTGTCATCGTCATCTTTACTTCCCTCTATTTTGCCCAGGAGTTTGTCAAGTCAGGGATGCGAACGAATTTTCTAACCGTATCAAATAGAAAGGCTTGGTTGGCTGGGAAAAGCCTTTTTCTGGCCTTGCTGCTCTTGGCTCTCTACAGTGTCGTGATAGGCAGTTGTTTCCTTGTTATGCTGGCTCGTTTTGACCTAGCCTTCAGCTGGTCCTTACTGGGGGAATTCCTCTATTACAGCTCTTTTGGTCTTCTCAGCAATCTCTTTCTGGCTTTTTTAGCTGCTGGACTCGCTTTGCTCTTTCAATCTTGGGTTGTGCCGATGTCGGTGCTCTTTCCTCTCCTGATTGGACTCAGCCGTTTATTGGCAACTTTTATCCAGGAAGCAAAATACCTGCCCGATCTGGCTACGCTAAATCTTTTTGAGTATGAAGGGCTTCAGCATTCAATAGATCTATCAGGGCTGGGAACACAGCTGTTATGGTTAGCTTTGGTTTGGAGCTCTGCTATATTCTTAACCTTGAAACGAGATGTTCGCTAGAGGTATGCTATAATGGAAATTATGAGACAGTATCGTATTTTGGTGGTTGATGACGACCAAAGCATTTTGAAGCTGGTGAAAAACGTCCTAGAGCTTGATGCTTATGATGTGACGACGCTTGATCAGATAGAAGAGCTAGAGCTGACGCATTTTGTCGGATATGACTTGATTCTGCTGGATGTGATGATGGAGCCTGTAAATGGTTTTGAGCTGTGTTCCTACATTCGTCCGCATCTTTCTTGCCCAATCATATTTCTGACGGCTAAGGAATTGGAGGCTGACAAAGTGGAGGGGCTCTTTCGCGGAGCAGATGACTATATTGTCAAACCTTTTGGGACCAAAGAATTGCTGGCGCGTGTCAGAGCTCATCTTCGGCGGGAGGAAAGACGGGAGGAGCGCTATTCTGAAATTGCTTCTTGCCAATTTTATCCAGAGCGCTATGAAGTTGCCTGTTTTGGTAAAGTCTTGAAATTTTCAGAGCGAGAGTTTAAGTTGCTACATTTACTAGCTAGCAATCCCAAGCAGACCTTTTCAGCTGAACGCTTGCATACCTTGCTTTATCCAGAAAGCTCAGAAACACAGCTTCGCTCCATCTCAGAATATGTATATCAGATTCGTCAAAAATGTAAACAAGAAGAGCTGCAAGCAATCGCAACAGTGAGAGGAGTAGGCTATAGATGGCAATTAGAACCCGAAATTTCAAAAGCTTAGTCTGGACAACCAGTTTAAAAATCGTCTTTTTTCATGTTTTGATTTTTGTGCTTATCGGCTATGAATTTACACAAGGCAGCGATTATGCCCTTTTCACTTTGTTCTTCTGGGCAGGGAGCTTGCTGCTGATTACTTTTTATCATATTTTGAAATTACTCCGAAAAATCGACAGGGAAATAAAAATGCTAAGGAGCGAGAAGCTTTTAGAAGAAAATCAAAGCCAGCTTTTTCGGATCGAGGAAATGCTAGAAGTTTATAGCGATTTACGAAGCAGCCATCAAGAAAATGCTCGTCTTCTAGAAAGAGAGCAGCAGCATAATCAGGAGTTGATTTTACAGCTATCAGCGACATCGCACGATTTGAAGACGCCCCTAACTGTGATTAAGGGGAATGCTGAGCTCTTGGAATTGGCGCAGTTGGACCAGCCACAGGCAGACTATGCTGTTGAGATTTTGCAGGCTAGTCACAAGATGGAAGAGTATTGTGGCTCTTTGATTGATTATGCTAAGACTTTTCAGATTGATGCTAATCAGTTCAGTCAACTTTCCTTAGGGGACTTTTTGGCTGATCTACAGGACGACTGGGCACTGTTCAGCAAACAGGAAAGCTATCGTTTTTATCTCCAAGAAGATTGTGATCTTAGTCTGATTTTGTCCATTCATTTGGACTATCTCAAACGAGCTTTGCTCAATATTTTACTGAATGCGCTTGAACATGCTGACCAGGGCCAAAAGGAAGTGAAGCTGGCGGTATCAGTACAGCAGGACCAGTTGGTTTTTGCTATCTGGAACAATGGTCCTTCATTTTCAGAGGAGATGCTGCTAGGAGCGGAACAGCTCTTCTACCAGAGTGATCAAAGCCGCAATTCAGCTAATCCCCATCACGGCATCGGCTTAGCCTTTTCTAAGCAGGTAGCTCTCTTGCACGGTGGTCGTCTGACCCTGCTCAATCCAGACCAAGGAGGAGCCTGTGTTGAGTTGGCAATTTCATTGAAATAAATGAGGATGAAAAAAACATAAAAACGCATAATATCAAGTGTTCAAAAGCCTTGATATTATGCGTTTTATCTTTTATCATGTAAAGATTTACTGGATTTTACCCAAATTGAGTTTTATCCAGCCTCGTTTAATTATTTCCGATACAAGCGATCGTATTGGTAGTAAGGGTCGAAGGTAACGTTGATACCTAGTTTGCGAAGGACATTCTTGTCTTCATCGGTCAAGATGATGGTTGAGTGAGCTTCGCTTCCTTTGAGGTTACCAAGTTCCTTCATTGCGCGCGCAGCATCAGGGTTTTCCATAGCCGTGATTGCAAGTGCAATCAAAATCTCATTTGAGTGGAGGCGAGGATTGCGACTGCCTAGATGGTTAATCTTGAGGCCTTGAATTGGTTTGACAACTTCAGGCTCAATCAATTTCACTTCCTTAGCAATGTCAGCAGATTTCTTAATCGCATTGATCAAGGCAGCGGCTGTAGGGCCAAAGAGCTCTGAGTTTTTACCAGTTACGATTTCCCCATTTGGCAATTCAAGGGCTAGGGCAGGGCCACCAGTTTCTTCTGCTTTTTGACGTGCAGCGACAGCAACCTTACGGTCTGCAGGTGTGATACCGAGGTCGTTCATGAGCAACTCGATTTTCTTGACAGCAGATTCGCCAACTTTTTCAGCCTTGAAGTCAAGAACTGTTTGATAGTAACGGCGAATGATTTCTTGTTTTGAAGCTTCGATAGCAGCCTCATTATCTGTAATAGCAAAACCAACCATGTTGACACCCATGTCTGTCGGTGAAGCGTATGGAGATTCACCGAGAATGCGTTCCAACATACGTTTGAGCACTGGGAAAATTTCGATATCACGGTTGTAGTTGACCGTTGTTTCTCCGTAGGTTTGGAGATGGAAGGGGTCAATCATGTTAACATCGTCAAGGTCTGCTGTGGCAGCCTCATAGGCCAAGTTAACAGGATGATGAAGGGGAAGGTTCCAGACTGGGAAGGTTTCAAACTTAGCGTAGCCAGACTTGATACCATTGATTTGGTCGTGGTACATGTTTGACATACAAGTAGCCAATTTTCCAGAACCAGGTCCAGGAGCAGTTACGACGATCAAGTTGCGACTGGTTTTGATGTAGTCGTTTTTCCCCATACCTTCAGGAGAAATGATGTGATCCATATCAGTCGGATATCCTTTGATTGGATAATGAAGATAAGAATCAATCCCGTTTTTATCTAACTGGTTGCGGAAGGCATCTGCAGCGGGTTGTCCAGCGTACTGTGTGATGACAACTGAGCCAACAAAAATTCCCAGCTCATTGAATTTGTCAATCAAACGGAGGACTTCTTGGTCATAGGAAATGCCTAAGTCACCTCGTGCTTTGGAATGTTCGATGTTGCTAGCATTAATGGCGATAACAACCTCAACCTGCTCTTTCAACTCCTGCAAGAGCTTGATTTTATTATCGGGCTCATAACCAGGAAGCACACGAGCGGCGTGAAAATCTTCTAACATTTTGCCACCAAACTCCAAATAGAGCTTGCCGTCAAATTGGTTGATGCGCTCCAAAATGTGGTCGCGCTGTAGATTCAAATATTGTTCAGAACTAAAAGCTTGTTTTTTCATTTTTTTACCTCTGACCTCTATTATAATAAAAAATTTGAAGATAGGAAACTACGGAGTCAAAAAAGAAATCAAAAAGATTAGGCAAACGCTTGCACTAAGTTTTAAAAAGCGCTATCATAGACTATAGATTATTAAAATAATGAGGTAAGAAGATGCAAGAAAAATGGTGGCACAATGCCGTAGTCTATCAAGTCTATCCTAAGAGCTTTATGGACAGCAACGGAGATGGAATTGGCGATTTGCCAGGAATTACTAGTAAGTTAGACTATCTAGCTAAGTTAGGAATTACAGCGATTTGGCTTTCTCCCGTTTATGACAGTCCTATGGATGATAACGGCTATGATA of Streptococcus oralis contains these proteins:
- the pflB gene encoding formate C-acetyltransferase, whose product is MVVKTVVEAQDIFDKAWEGFKGVDWKEKASISRFVQANYTPYDGDESFLAGPTERSLHIKKIVEETKAHYEETRFPMDTRPTSIADIPAGFIDKENELIFGIQNDELFKLNFMPKGGIRMAETTLKENGYEPDPAVHEIFTKYVTTVNDGIFRAYTSNIRRARHAHTVTGLPDAYSRGRIIGVYARLALYGADYLMQEKVNDWNAIKEIDEETIRLREEVNLQYQALQQVVRLGDLYGVDVRKPAMNTKEAIQWVNIAFMAVCRVINGAATSLGRVPIVLDIFAERDLARGTFTESEIQEFVDDFVMKLRTVKFARTKAYDQLYSGDPTFITTSMAGMGNDGRHRVTKMDYRFLNTLDNIGNSPEPNLTVLWTDKLPYNFRRYCMHMSHKHSSIQYEGVTTMAKDGYGEMSCISCCVSPLDPENEDQRHNIQYFGARVNVLKALLTGLNGGYDDVHKDYKVFDINPIRDEVLEFESVKANFEKSLDWLTDTYVDALNIIHYMTDKYNYEAVQMAFLPTKQRANMGFGICGFANTVDTLSAIKYATVKPIRDEDGYIYDYETIGEYPRWGEDDPRSNELAEWLIEAYTTRLRSHKLYKDAEATVSLLTITSNVAYSKQTGNSPVHKGVYLNEDGSVNLSKLEFFSPGANPSNKAKGGWLQNLNSLASLDFSYAADGISLTTQVSPRALGKTRDEQVDNLVTILDGYFENGGQHCNLNVMDLKDVYDKIMNGEDVIVRISGYCVNTKYLTPEQKTELTQRVFHEVLSMDDALS
- a CDS encoding DUF1846 domain-containing protein, with translation MKKQAFSSEQYLNLQRDHILERINQFDGKLYLEFGGKMLEDFHAARVLPGYEPDNKIKLLQELKEQVEVVIAINASNIEHSKARGDLGISYDQEVLRLIDKFNELGIFVGSVVITQYAGQPAADAFRNQLDKNGIDSYLHYPIKGYPTDMDHIISPEGMGKNDYIKTSRNLIVVTAPGPGSGKLATCMSNMYHDQINGIKSGYAKFETFPVWNLPLHHPVNLAYEAATADLDDVNMIDPFHLQTYGETTVNYNRDIEIFPVLKRMLERILGESPYASPTDMGVNMVGFAITDNEAAIEASKQEIIRRYYQTVLDFKAEKVGESAVKKIELLMNDLGITPADRKVAVAARQKAEETGGPALALELPNGEIVTGKNSELFGPTAAALINAIKKSADIAKEVKLIEPEVVKPIQGLKINHLGSRNPRLHSNEILIALAITAMENPDAARAMKELGNLKGSEAHSTIILTDEDKNVLRKLGINVTFDPYYQYDRLYRK
- a CDS encoding sensor histidine kinase is translated as MAIRTRNFKSLVWTTSLKIVFFHVLIFVLIGYEFTQGSDYALFTLFFWAGSLLLITFYHILKLLRKIDREIKMLRSEKLLEENQSQLFRIEEMLEVYSDLRSSHQENARLLEREQQHNQELILQLSATSHDLKTPLTVIKGNAELLELAQLDQPQADYAVEILQASHKMEEYCGSLIDYAKTFQIDANQFSQLSLGDFLADLQDDWALFSKQESYRFYLQEDCDLSLILSIHLDYLKRALLNILLNALEHADQGQKEVKLAVSVQQDQLVFAIWNNGPSFSEEMLLGAEQLFYQSDQSRNSANPHHGIGLAFSKQVALLHGGRLTLLNPDQGGACVELAISLK
- a CDS encoding S-ribosylhomocysteine lyase, with translation MSKEVIVESFELDHTIVKAPYVRLIGEEIGPKGDVISNYDIRLVQPNEDSIPTAGLHTIEHLLAKLIRTRIDGMIDCSPFGCRTGFHMIMWGRHTSAEIAAVIKDSLKEIAETTTWEDVPGTTIESCGNYKDHSLFSAKEWAKLILEQGISDDAFERHVI
- a CDS encoding ABC transporter ATP-binding protein, producing the protein MKHMVKIEGVCKKHGSKQILEDISFTARSGRITAFLGPNGAGKSSTLRILLGLDRATEGTATFDGQIYQSMTYPLRTVGAAFDGIGGLPNRKVYDHLRIIAASNAIPKFRIDEVLEMTGIAHKRKDLLSSLSLGEGQRLGLAAALLGDPQFLILDEPTNGLDPSGIKWFRKFIRQQADLGKTVLLSSHILSEVQMVTDDVVLIHHGRIIEQGQLEEVLQDSDSLEDLFFDLTEEV
- a CDS encoding ATP-dependent Clp protease ATP-binding subunit — encoded protein: MNNNFNNFNNMDDLFNQLMGGMRGYSSENRRYLINGREVTPEEFAHYRATGKLPGNAESDAQMQQHASGMKQDGVLAKLGRNLTAEAREGKLDPVIGRNKEIQETSEILSRRTKNNPVLVGDAGVGKTAVVEGLAQAIVNGDVPAAIKNKEIISIDISGLEAGTQYRGSFEENVQNLVNEVKEAGNIILFFDEIHQILGAGSTGGDSGSKGLADILKPALSRGELTVIGATTQDEYRNTILKNAALARRFNEVKVNAPSAEDTFKILQGIRDLYQQHHNVILPDEVLKAAVDYSVQYIPQRSLPDKAIDLVDVTAAHLAAQHPVTDVHAVEREIEAEKDKQEKAVEAEDFEAALNAKTRIAELEKKVENHTEDMKVTASINDVAESVERMTGIPVSQMGASDIERLKDMAHRLEHKVIGQDKAVEAVARAIRRNRAGFDEGNRPIGSFLFVGPTGVGKTELAKQLALDMFGTKDAIIRLDMSEYSDRTAVSKLIGTTAGYVGYDDNSNTLTERVRRNPYSIILLDEIEKADPQVITLLLQVLDDGRLTDGQGNTVNFKNTVIIATSNAGFGYEANLTEDADKPELMDRLKPYFRPEFLNRFNAVIEFSHLNKEDLSKIVDLMLAEVNQTLAKKDIDLEVSQAAKDFITEEGYDEVMGVRPLRRVVEQQIRDKVTDFHLDHLDAKHLEADMEDGVLVIREKA
- a CDS encoding lantibiotic ABC transporter permease; amino-acid sequence: MKETMSLLHSEWLKIRSTKAFRVSMAFMLLLVPAVSWLEGRQYLSIGLDATPKTVPGLAEAIDPLEYLGLNGASMAGMVLVILAGILGAMEFQSHSLRTSLLTCNNRLKLLVGKLMTFTCFSLATSFLSIYFSYMVMHLALGKEGLNPILLNQAAWSLLLWKNLSLTLLGILSFLLGLLARTMLVPLLFLVPQIYNLGNYLTAHTSWGAYLPQPAGELFAATPTSQYANNPSQGLLILGAWLLVIGGITSLRFLKTDLGGRY
- a CDS encoding response regulator transcription factor, with the protein product MEIMRQYRILVVDDDQSILKLVKNVLELDAYDVTTLDQIEELELTHFVGYDLILLDVMMEPVNGFELCSYIRPHLSCPIIFLTAKELEADKVEGLFRGADDYIVKPFGTKELLARVRAHLRREERREERYSEIASCQFYPERYEVACFGKVLKFSEREFKLLHLLASNPKQTFSAERLHTLLYPESSETQLRSISEYVYQIRQKCKQEELQAIATVRGVGYRWQLEPEISKA
- a CDS encoding lantibiotic ABC transporter permease, producing MIKALLRSEWIKFRSYYLALGAALVALVVVPFFLMNLDYSQTAVGQTNALSEALHALYLAQPVIVIFTSLYFAQEFVKSGMRTNFLTVSNRKAWLAGKSLFLALLLLALYSVVIGSCFLVMLARFDLAFSWSLLGEFLYYSSFGLLSNLFLAFLAAGLALLFQSWVVPMSVLFPLLIGLSRLLATFIQEAKYLPDLATLNLFEYEGLQHSIDLSGLGTQLLWLALVWSSAIFLTLKRDVR